Sequence from the [Clostridium] scindens genome:
GGTAGGATACAGCCTTGGGGGTAAGGCGGATCTGGATGGATCTGCGGTCTTTTTCATTATGCGCCCGTTCTACAAACTGGTGGGAACAGAGGGCATCGATTAATTTCGTGGCCTGCTGCTTTGGCACTTTCAATTGTTCCGCAAGCTGCGTCATAGACATCGTCCCATTCATTCTCAATGTCTGGAGGCAGTAATATGTTTCCAGGCTCATCTCCCGGTTCAGGGTATCTTTAAAAGGGCGCACCAGTTTCGAATGCCAGCCCGGCATAACCTTTAGCAGATTCTGTACGAATTTCTCCGATTTCTTTCCCATCATCTTTCTCTCTCCATTGACAAACGTTTGTGAAAATGTTATTGTTTAAAATTAGTAAATAAAATATGACTATCATATTTGAATAACTAATCTGAGTATATAATATTTGAACAGAAAATGCAATAACTTATGGCAGGTTATTGCTAATCAAAGGAGGCAGTTCGCTTAATGAAGCATATCAGTC
This genomic interval carries:
- a CDS encoding MarR family winged helix-turn-helix transcriptional regulator — its product is MMGKKSEKFVQNLLKVMPGWHSKLVRPFKDTLNREMSLETYYCLQTLRMNGTMSMTQLAEQLKVPKQQATKLIDALCSHQFVERAHNEKDRRSIQIRLTPKAVSYLDEYHLKNTAFIHMLEEQLTGEELSQLNSAMELLSQILPKLK